The sequence CGTGCGAACCTGGACCTCGTGCGCTGGAGCGGGCGCGCGGATGTCAGCGAAGATCAGCTCAAGCTGCTCGTCAAGTCCGCCCCGCGGCAAGCGCGCGACCTGCTTGCCACTGAAGGGTACTTCTCGCCGCTGGTGTCGGTAGAACTGGCGCGGCAGCAAGCGGCCTGGGTCGCGCGCCTGAAGGTGGAACCCGGTGAACCCGCACGCGTGATTTCGGTGGACTTTAGGGTGAGCGGAGCGATCGATTCCGACCCGCATCGCGAGGAGCGAATTGCAGCCGCGCGCCAGGCGTTCGGCATTGAGCGCGGCCGGATCTTCCGGCAGGCGCACTGGGAGGCAGGCAAGGAGCGTGCGCTGCACAGCCTGCAGCGGCGCCTGTACGCGGCGGCCGCCATGGCGCACAGTCGCGCCGACATCGACCCACGCACGCGCGAAGCCCGCCTGCAGGTCGCGATCGACAGCGGCCCGCCGTTCGCGTTCGGAGCCCTGGAAATCCGCGGCCTGCAGCGCTATGCGCCGTCGATCGTGCATAACCTGAGTCCGATCCGCGCCGGCGATCCCTACGACGAGGAAGAACTGCTGAAGTTCCAGCGGCGTTTGCTCGGCAGCGGCTATTTCGCGAGCGCTGTGGTCAGCGCGGGCAACGATCCTGCGCAAGCGGCCGCGGCGCCGGTGTACGTCACCCTCGTGGAATCGGCGGCGCGGCGGCTGGAACTGGGCGCGGGATTCAGCACCGACCGCGGCGCGCGCTTTCAGGCCGGGTATACCGATCACAACGCGCTGGGCCGGGCCTGGCGTTTCAATTCGGTGCTGAAGCTCGATCGGGTCAGTCAGCAGGCGGCGGGCGGCCTGACCCTTCCGCGGGACGAGAAGGGCTGGCGCAACGGCTTCGAGGGCAAGGTCAACCATCAGGACATCCAGGGCGAGGAACGGCTCGACTGGAGCGTGGCTGCGGCCCGTACCTATTCGATCGAGACCCGCGAGTCGCAGCTCGCGCTGGAGTATCTGAGCGAAAAGCAGGTACTGGAGAGCGGCGAAGAAGACTATCGGAAGGCGCTGTACCTGAGCCGGAGCTGGAGCTGGAGCGCGCTGGACGATGCGCTCGCGCCCCGGCAGGGCTACACGCTGCGGCTTGCCGGCGGCGCCGCCGGGCAAGCCGCGCTTTCCGACCAGAACTTCGCCCGCCTGCAGGTCAAGGGCACCTACCTTCAACCGGTGCGCGGCTTCGGTACGCTCTTGGTGCGGCTCGAACTCGGTTATGTCGCGGCCGATTCCCGCGCCGGCATCCCGTCGGCCTATCTGTTCCGCACCGGCGGCGATACGACGGTGCGCGGCTACGCCTTCGAAAGCCTGGGGGTGCAGGAGAACGGGGCGGTCACCGGGGGCCGCTACCTGGGCGTGGGCAGCGTTGAATACATCCAGTGGATCGCGCCCCGCTGGGGACTGGCCGCGTTCTACGACGCGGGCAACGCGACCGACGAGCTTTCCGGGTTCCGCGCGGCCGCGGGCTACGGCGCGGGCGTGCGCTGGAGCAGCCCGGTTGGCACGCTGAGCCTGGACCTCGCCTACGGCGAGCGCAGCGAGCAGTATCGGGTGCACTTCAACGTCGGGCTGGTGTTCTGATGGGTTTGCGCCGACTGGCCTGGTGGACGTTGGGCGGCCTCGCGCTGCTCGCGGCGCTCGCGCTCGCGGCGCTGTTCTACGCGAGCCACAGCGAAACAATGCTGCGCTGGGGGATCGCACGCTACGCATCCCGGTTGCCGTGCGCACTTTCGCTGGAAGGCTTGCGCGGCACGCTGAACGGACCGCTGCGTGCGCAGCGCGTGGCCTGCGAAAGCGCCGACTTGCGCGTGGAAGCCCGTGACGTGCTGCTGCAATGGGCGCCATGGCAGCTCGCGCGCCATCGACTGGAGATCTCGCGCCTGCAAGCGGCCTCGGTCGTCTATACCGACAAGAAGCCCGGCGGAGGGCTCGATCCCCCGACGCGCCTCGCGCTGCCGCTGGCCGTGCGCCTGGACTCTCTGGAAGTCGACCGCTTCGCGATCGCGCGCGGCGCCAAACCGATCGAGGTCGGAAGCGTTGCCGTTTCGGTTGAAAGCGACACGACGGGGCTGCGCGTGCGGCGGCTTCGGCTGGCCGGTGCCTGGGGCAGCGGAGAGGGCGAGGCGACCCTCGGCGCCCAGGCCCCGCTGCCGCTGCAGGCGCGCATGCGCGTTGAAGGCGTCCTCGCCGAGGGTTGGCCGATCGAAGCGCACCTGCAGCTTTCCGGACCGCTTGCGCAGCCGGTCGCCAGAATTGAGGGTTTCGTTCGGGGGATGCCCTTATCGGCGCGCATGCAGCTCGAGCCGTTCACCGAGGATCCCGTACGCTCGATCGGCGTGCGCAGCACGGCGTTCGACCTGGCCGCATTCGACCCGCGGTTGCCGGTCACCGCGCTGCGGGTCGAACTCGACGCCGCGGCGCAGCGCCTCGAAGCGCTGGAAGGTGAACTGAGGGTGGTCAACCCAGAACCGGGACCGCTCGACCGCAAGCGCCTGCCGCTCGAGCGCCTGCATTCGCGCCTGCGCCTCACCGCGCACTCGTTCGAGTTGCAGGAAGCGAGTTTCGGTTTCGGGGCCGGCGGCGAGGCGGTGGGATACGCGGGGCTTTACGATGGCGTGTTGCGGCTCGACGTGGGCGTGCGGCGGCTGGATTTGAGACGCTTGCACAGCAGTCTGCGTGCGACGCGGCTCGAAGGCAGGCTGCGCGCGCAGGGCGGGCGCGAATGGCAGCAAGTCAGCGGCCGGCTGCGCGAGAAAGGCGTGGCAATGGAGGGCGAGGCGCGGATCGCGAACGATCGCGTCGAGATCGCCCGGCTGCTGGTTCGCGCTGGCGGGGCACAGGCCGCCGTCTCCGGGCAGGTGGAACTCGACACCCGGCTCGCGTTCTCGCTGCGCGGGGCGCTGCGCCGTTTCGATCCTGGCCGTTTCGGCGACTTTCCGAAGGCCGACCTCAACGGTTTTCTGCAGGCACGCGGTGCACTGCGCCCGCAATGGCAGGCACAGGTGCAGTACCGGCTGGCGCGCAGCCGGTACCTGGGCCAGGCGCTCGGCGGCGAAGGCACGCTGAACTTGACGCCTCGCCGGATCAGCAACGCCGAGCTGCGCTTCGCGCTCGGCCCGAATGTCCTCGTGCTGCGCGGCAGCTTCGGCGCACCCGCAGACGCGCTGCGCTTCGACGTTCGGGCGCCTCGGCTCGAGGCGCTCGGCCTGGGCTTCGCGGGTGCGCTGAGCGCAGCCGGCACGGTGGCGGGCACCGCGTCGCGGCCCTCGCTCGAGGCCCGTGTCGAGGCCAGCAACATCGTCTACAACGGCTATCGTGTCGCGCGTTGGAGCGCGCAGGGGCGCCTCGAACAGGGCGAGGATCCTCGCCTCGAGCTGCGCTCCCGGCTGGCGCGGGCCGCGCGCGGCGACTTGAAACTCGCCACGCTGGAACTGACAGCCGATGGAACGCTGTCATCCCACGCCATCGAACTGAAGGTCGAAGGCCACGCGCTGGAAGCGTTTGCGCGACTCCAAGGCGCCTGGAGCCAGGAGCACAGCCGGTGGAGCGGGGTGCTGGAGCGCCTGGAGAACGCCGGCGACTACGCGTTGCGCATGAGGCGGCCGGCGCCTTTGCGCGTCGCGCGGCACTTCTTGGAGCTGGGCGCGACCCAGATGCAATTCCAGCAGACCGAGATCGCGCTGGGCGAGACCGTGTACCGCAATGGCGAGCTGTCCACCAGCGGCTCGGTGGCCGGCGTAAGGCTTTCTCGCCTGCTCGCGCTGCTCCCGCACCCGCCCGCGGTGCAGTCCACGCTCACCCTGGGTGCGCGCTGGTCGCTGCGGGCTGGGGAGAAAGTCGACGCGACGCTGGAGATCGCGCGCGAAGGCGGCGACCTCCTCGTGCCCGGAGAGGAGCCGCTCGCGCTCGGCCTTGAGGAGGCGCGGCTCGTGCTGCGTGCCGTGGCGAATCGTCTGGACGCGGATCTGACG is a genomic window of Burkholderiales bacterium containing:
- a CDS encoding autotransporter assembly complex family protein; this encodes MRQSVIGLSAAACRPGRARPWRIRGARVLAALLAAAAIRAAAQSVEYRVEIDAPEPLAELLRANLDLVRWSGRADVSEDQLKLLVKSAPRQARDLLATEGYFSPLVSVELARQQAAWVARLKVEPGEPARVISVDFRVSGAIDSDPHREERIAAARQAFGIERGRIFRQAHWEAGKERALHSLQRRLYAAAAMAHSRADIDPRTREARLQVAIDSGPPFAFGALEIRGLQRYAPSIVHNLSPIRAGDPYDEEELLKFQRRLLGSGYFASAVVSAGNDPAQAAAAPVYVTLVESAARRLELGAGFSTDRGARFQAGYTDHNALGRAWRFNSVLKLDRVSQQAAGGLTLPRDEKGWRNGFEGKVNHQDIQGEERLDWSVAAARTYSIETRESQLALEYLSEKQVLESGEEDYRKALYLSRSWSWSALDDALAPRQGYTLRLAGGAAGQAALSDQNFARLQVKGTYLQPVRGFGTLLVRLELGYVAADSRAGIPSAYLFRTGGDTTVRGYAFESLGVQENGAVTGGRYLGVGSVEYIQWIAPRWGLAAFYDAGNATDELSGFRAAAGYGAGVRWSSPVGTLSLDLAYGERSEQYRVHFNVGLVF
- a CDS encoding translocation/assembly module TamB domain-containing protein, yielding MGLRRLAWWTLGGLALLAALALAALFYASHSETMLRWGIARYASRLPCALSLEGLRGTLNGPLRAQRVACESADLRVEARDVLLQWAPWQLARHRLEISRLQAASVVYTDKKPGGGLDPPTRLALPLAVRLDSLEVDRFAIARGAKPIEVGSVAVSVESDTTGLRVRRLRLAGAWGSGEGEATLGAQAPLPLQARMRVEGVLAEGWPIEAHLQLSGPLAQPVARIEGFVRGMPLSARMQLEPFTEDPVRSIGVRSTAFDLAAFDPRLPVTALRVELDAAAQRLEALEGELRVVNPEPGPLDRKRLPLERLHSRLRLTAHSFELQEASFGFGAGGEAVGYAGLYDGVLRLDVGVRRLDLRRLHSSLRATRLEGRLRAQGGREWQQVSGRLREKGVAMEGEARIANDRVEIARLLVRAGGAQAAVSGQVELDTRLAFSLRGALRRFDPGRFGDFPKADLNGFLQARGALRPQWQAQVQYRLARSRYLGQALGGEGTLNLTPRRISNAELRFALGPNVLVLRGSFGAPADALRFDVRAPRLEALGLGFAGALSAAGTVAGTASRPSLEARVEASNIVYNGYRVARWSAQGRLEQGEDPRLELRSRLARAARGDLKLATLELTADGTLSSHAIELKVEGHALEAFARLQGAWSQEHSRWSGVLERLENAGDYALRMRRPAPLRVARHFLELGATQMQFQQTEIALGETVYRNGELSTSGSVAGVRLSRLLALLPHPPAVQSTLTLGARWSLRAGEKVDATLEIAREGGDLLVPGEEPLALGLEEARLVLRAVANRLDADLTLRGAAVQARAQAQTMLERRGARWGVPGSAPLKLNASAQLRSIGTLAPLVGAAVSAAGSLSVRLEADGTVAQPGLRGTVAGEDLAVEHVAGGIFLRDGVLRAHLADGVLTLGELRLRGGEGTFSARGELAARGDATQIGVEWSARKLAIVQHPDLRLTVSGAGTLKADEGRIALAGALTADRGRVELRSEAAPGLGGDVVVAGREQPESVTARLLPSELDLALDLGPDFRVAGRGLDAQLAGTVRLTGASGAALAARGEIRTVRGTYAAYGQKLSIEQGLFHFSGPVGNPALQIRALRKDQPVQAGVEVTGTARTPLVRLISNPEVPDPEKLAWLVLGRRVESGNTADAQTLQASAVALAAGLGTAPLQRQLARVVGLDELRLAAGSEGTQGGVVAVGKRITERVYMSYERSLGTALGTLRTSYQLSKRWSLRAESGQTDAVDLFFTISFH